Proteins from a single region of Acipenser ruthenus chromosome 31, fAciRut3.2 maternal haplotype, whole genome shotgun sequence:
- the LOC117396977 gene encoding arrestin domain-containing protein 1-like isoform X2, which yields MGKLQHFDISFNNNKVVYGPGETISGTVTIYLNNPLPFKGTLPAGEHTYTFQFLLPVSAPTSFEGSFGKITYRMRAVIDTPRFAKDYKVQKPFYLLSLLNLNEVPDIEQPSTATTTKKFSYLLVKTGTVTLTASSDLRGYAPGQVIKLSMELYNKSGKDTGSIIASLIQKVTYKSKRAIYDLRTIAEVEGAGVKGGKNAEWKEQIIVPPLPQSDLRGCTLIEIDYFIQVSLKYPEVQVTLPIYIGNISINSPPITPSRPPRPAPQVPHSVTPSAPPVEDDLASGMDSEEIPTKSHSQQQSYGDQPLPAFSPTSFSYAPGLGFPEHSQSDPSGTSTGPLFCVSTGNTIPYFTEGAAAPVPTACPLILPPEYSTWGHPYESPPSYEDSCSSSTDGR from the exons GCACTCTTCCTGCAGGGGAGCACACCTACACATTCCAGTTTCTACTACCAG tcTCTGCCCCGACCTCGTTCGAAGGCTCGTTTGGGAAGATCACGTACCGCATGAGAGCGGTGATTGACACGCCTCGCTTCGCAAAGGACTACAAGGTCCAGAAGCCCTTCTACCTGCTGAGCCTGCTCAACCTCAACGAGGTCCCCGATATCGAG CAGCCCAGCACAGCCACCACCACGAAGAAGTTCAGCTACCTGCTGGTGAAGACGGGCACGGTGACACTGACAGCGAGCAGCGACCTGCGAGGGTACGCCCCGGGACAGGTGATCAAGCTCTCCATGGAGCTGTACAACAAGTCAGGCAAGGACACGGGCAGCATCATCGCCAGCCTCATCCAG AAAGTGACGTACAAGTCGAAGCGGGCGATCTACGACCTGCGCACCATCGCGGAGGTGGAGGGGGCAGGGGTGAAGGGTGGGAAGAACGCAGAGTGGAAGGAGCAGATCATCGTGCCCCCCCTGCCCCAGTCCGATCTGAGGGGCTGCACCCTCATTGAGATCGACTACTTCATCCAG GTTTCTTTGAAGTATCCGGAGGTGCAGGTGACATTACCCATCTACATCGGGAACATCTCCATCAACAGCCCCCCCATCACCCCCTCCCGACCCCCCAGGCCTGCCCCCCAGGTCCCCCACAGCGTGACCCCCAGCGCCCCCCCTGTGGAGGACGACCTGGCCAGCGGGATGGACAGCGAGGAGATCCCCACCAAGAGCCACTCCCAGCAGCAATCCTACGGAGACCAGCCCCTGCCCGCCTTCTCCCCCACATCCTTCAGCTACGCCCCGGGCCTCGGCTTCCCCGAGCACTCTCAGTCGGACCCCAGCGGGACCTCCACCGGGCCCCTCTTCTGCGTCTCCACGGGGAACACCATCCCGTATTTCACCGAGGGAGCCGCGGCACCCGTCCCGACAGCCTGTCCCCTCATCCTGCCTCCTGAGTACAGCACCTGGGGTCACCCCTACG AGTCTCCTCCGTCCTACGAagacagctgcagcagcagcactgatggGAGATAG
- the LOC117396977 gene encoding arrestin domain-containing protein 1-like isoform X1, producing the protein MGKLQHFDISFNNNKVVYGPGETISGTVTIYLNNPLPFKVIKVNCGGLCGVSSKMNDTTWTVEEPYFNSTLTLADKGTLPAGEHTYTFQFLLPVSAPTSFEGSFGKITYRMRAVIDTPRFAKDYKVQKPFYLLSLLNLNEVPDIEQPSTATTTKKFSYLLVKTGTVTLTASSDLRGYAPGQVIKLSMELYNKSGKDTGSIIASLIQKVTYKSKRAIYDLRTIAEVEGAGVKGGKNAEWKEQIIVPPLPQSDLRGCTLIEIDYFIQVSLKYPEVQVTLPIYIGNISINSPPITPSRPPRPAPQVPHSVTPSAPPVEDDLASGMDSEEIPTKSHSQQQSYGDQPLPAFSPTSFSYAPGLGFPEHSQSDPSGTSTGPLFCVSTGNTIPYFTEGAAAPVPTACPLILPPEYSTWGHPYESPPSYEDSCSSSTDGR; encoded by the exons TCATTAAAGTGAACTGCGGGGGATTGTGTGGCGTCTCGAGCAAGATGAACGACACCACGTGGACAGTGGAGGAACCCTACTTCAACAGCACACTGACACTAGCAGATAAAG GCACTCTTCCTGCAGGGGAGCACACCTACACATTCCAGTTTCTACTACCAG tcTCTGCCCCGACCTCGTTCGAAGGCTCGTTTGGGAAGATCACGTACCGCATGAGAGCGGTGATTGACACGCCTCGCTTCGCAAAGGACTACAAGGTCCAGAAGCCCTTCTACCTGCTGAGCCTGCTCAACCTCAACGAGGTCCCCGATATCGAG CAGCCCAGCACAGCCACCACCACGAAGAAGTTCAGCTACCTGCTGGTGAAGACGGGCACGGTGACACTGACAGCGAGCAGCGACCTGCGAGGGTACGCCCCGGGACAGGTGATCAAGCTCTCCATGGAGCTGTACAACAAGTCAGGCAAGGACACGGGCAGCATCATCGCCAGCCTCATCCAG AAAGTGACGTACAAGTCGAAGCGGGCGATCTACGACCTGCGCACCATCGCGGAGGTGGAGGGGGCAGGGGTGAAGGGTGGGAAGAACGCAGAGTGGAAGGAGCAGATCATCGTGCCCCCCCTGCCCCAGTCCGATCTGAGGGGCTGCACCCTCATTGAGATCGACTACTTCATCCAG GTTTCTTTGAAGTATCCGGAGGTGCAGGTGACATTACCCATCTACATCGGGAACATCTCCATCAACAGCCCCCCCATCACCCCCTCCCGACCCCCCAGGCCTGCCCCCCAGGTCCCCCACAGCGTGACCCCCAGCGCCCCCCCTGTGGAGGACGACCTGGCCAGCGGGATGGACAGCGAGGAGATCCCCACCAAGAGCCACTCCCAGCAGCAATCCTACGGAGACCAGCCCCTGCCCGCCTTCTCCCCCACATCCTTCAGCTACGCCCCGGGCCTCGGCTTCCCCGAGCACTCTCAGTCGGACCCCAGCGGGACCTCCACCGGGCCCCTCTTCTGCGTCTCCACGGGGAACACCATCCCGTATTTCACCGAGGGAGCCGCGGCACCCGTCCCGACAGCCTGTCCCCTCATCCTGCCTCCTGAGTACAGCACCTGGGGTCACCCCTACG AGTCTCCTCCGTCCTACGAagacagctgcagcagcagcactgatggGAGATAG